Proteins encoded in a region of the Bactrocera tryoni isolate S06 chromosome 4, CSIRO_BtryS06_freeze2, whole genome shotgun sequence genome:
- the LOC120774208 gene encoding uncharacterized protein LOC120774208 encodes MASSKIILKVLLSLCVWSFVIIGLFKMHGTNIVSQEYSAVPLSGRILLQKDILRYAETTSTTTDRFDPSEILVDNRTAMDDDQLVRDVESRIPSLPIAYWSKNKNFRQQKSNTCAKYPSIFELEFNNIYWQTMRTSNGTFQLFGAYYDIRKTSRIGPTVRILGMIDRIQPTVKTYCQFWFDGQKEPFIVKTFEYKYIWYNKWGNYKQGIYQPYLIACQIPKPFHGVVPSSVSMVEKECDTATNNLRVIYNRPPDDQKKGFAVCVKGLDFLYDDLSVRLIEWIEMLNILGADKIYFYNLQVHPNITKVLSHYEQEGKVQVIPLTLPGGQPNVPGFQHLYLTKKTNHKRQNEVIPYNDCLYKNLYLYKYIALLDIDEVIMPKGNFVLWSELMEKVVPESLKIKPEGYNSYNFRNVYFLDDQQHEHGWHKDIPKYMHMLQHVHRAKNYTKPNQYVKCFHDPERVLTLHNHFPLACLGGVCKSYPVNTTDAQLQHYRADCVNTLKKSCEEYRENSVEDKTIWKYKDELIRRTFRTLDTLGFFKRPIGNGGGIGSTTHASER; translated from the exons atGGCCAGTTCCAAGATTATCTTGAAAGTTTTGCTGTCGCTTTGCGTGTGGTCCTTCGTCATAATCGGTCTCTTCAAAATGCACGGCACCAATATTGTCTCACAGGAGTATAGCGCCGTGCCGTTGAGCGGCCGCATTTTGCTGCAGAAGGACATATTGCGCTATGCGGAGACTACTTCGACTACAACGGATCGCTTTGATCCTTCGGAGATCTTGGTGGACAATCGAACAG CCATGGATGATGATCAGCTGGTGCGCGATGTTGAGTCTCGCATCCCTTCGCTCCCCATCGCCTATTGGAGCAAGAACAAGAACTTTCGCCAGCAAAAGTCCAATACTTGCGCCAAATATCCATCCATCTTCGAGTTGGAGTTCAATAACATCTACTGGCAGACAATGCGCACATCCAACGGCACCTTTCAGCTGTTCGGCGCATACTATGACATACGTAAGACCTCGCGTATTGGTCCCACGGTACGTATACTCGGCATGATCGATCGCATACAGCCGACAGTGAAGACGTACTGTCAGTTCTGGTTCGATGGCCAGAAGGAACCGTTCATTGTTAAGACCTTCGAATACAAATACATCTGGTACAATAAGTGGGGTAACTACAAGCAGGGCATCTATCAGCCTTATCTGATAGCATGTCAAATACCGAAACCCTTCCACGGCGTCGTGCCCAGCTCGGTATCGATGGTGGAGAAGGAATGCGATACGGCGACAAATAACTTGCGCGTCATTTACAATCGGCCGCCAGATGACCAGAAGAAAGGTTTCGCCGTATGCGTGAAGGGTCTAGACTTCCTCTACGATGATCTCTCGGTGCGTTTGATTGAGTGGATCGAGATGTTGAATATTTTGGGCGCCGATAAGATCTACTTCTACAATCTGCAAGTGCATCCGAATATCACAAAAGTGCTCAGCCACTATGAGCAAGAGGGCAAAGTGCAAGTCATACCGCTGACGCTACCGGGCGGACAACCGAATGTGCCCGGCTTCCAACATCTCTACCTCACGAAAAAGACGAATCACAAGCGTCAAAACGAGGTTATACCCTACAATGATTGTCTGTACAAGAATCTCTACTTATACAAGTACATTGCGTTACTCGATATCGACGAAGTGATCATGCCGAAGGGCAACTTCGTGCTCTGGTCGGAGCTAATGGAGAAGGTAGTGCCCGAATCGCTGAAGATCAAACCCGAAGGCTACAACAGTTACAATTTCCGCAATGTCTACTTCCTGGACGACCAACAGCACGAGCACGGCTGGCACAAGGACATACCCAAGTACATGCACATGTTGCAACACGTGCATCGCGCCAAGAACTACACCAAACCCAATCAGTACGTGAAGTGCTTCCACGACCCGGAGCGCGTGCTCACTCTGCACAATCACTTTCCGCTCGCCTGCCTCGGTGGCGTCTGTAAGTCCTACCCGGTGAACACCACCGACGCACAGCTGCAGCATTATCGCGCCGACTGTGTCAATACGCTGAAGAAGAGCTGTGAGGAGTACCGCGAGAACTCGGTCGAAGACAAAACGATCTGGAAGTACAAAGACGAGCTAATACGACGCACCTTCCGCACACTCGACACGCTGGGCTTCTTCAAGCGGCCCATCGGCAATGGTGGCGGCATTGGCTCGACCACACACGCGAGTGAGCGGTGA